One Bradyrhizobium sp. CCGB12 genomic window carries:
- a CDS encoding MFS transporter: protein MISPPPDARTKLILTALTIGAFAIGLNTFVIIGALDVISRDLSISTSAAGWIISIYAICYAFFAPLNAWTFKTMSRRNVQILSVSIFIVGNLVCAIAPNLLILAAGRVVSAYGAAMFTPAANALATELLLPARKGIALSLIFGGMTVSQVAGVPATSWIADAIGWRYAFVFVVIAGLLALLISTPMMSGIAAKAPEHEKGLASKDFPKIIYGVLSVTLFVVVSEFVVYSYVSVFITGSLLAGVPLLSAALFAYGLGAVTGNAACGFLTDRFGPYKVLIVAVGAQPLLLIGLIAFGQDGFLTLLIAFLWGNVSYMYLVPIQHRLLGVAGGRSRLVLAMNSSTTFAGIAIGAFLGGVILENSGAKSLAAASILIGLAGVGLAVAFVRNPEPVEAASGA, encoded by the coding sequence ATGATCTCACCCCCTCCCGATGCAAGAACAAAACTCATCCTTACTGCTCTAACCATTGGTGCCTTCGCTATTGGCCTGAACACTTTTGTCATCATCGGCGCGCTTGATGTGATCTCTCGTGACCTCTCGATTTCTACCAGCGCGGCGGGCTGGATCATCTCGATCTACGCAATCTGCTACGCCTTCTTCGCGCCGCTGAATGCCTGGACGTTCAAGACCATGAGCCGCCGCAATGTCCAGATCCTGTCTGTCTCGATTTTCATCGTCGGCAATCTGGTCTGCGCGATCGCACCGAATCTCCTAATCCTTGCGGCAGGTCGCGTCGTGTCGGCCTATGGCGCGGCGATGTTCACGCCGGCGGCTAACGCACTGGCTACCGAGCTCCTCCTGCCCGCCCGCAAGGGGATCGCGTTGTCCCTCATCTTCGGCGGTATGACCGTTTCACAGGTTGCTGGCGTTCCGGCCACCAGCTGGATCGCAGATGCAATCGGCTGGCGCTATGCCTTCGTCTTCGTTGTCATCGCCGGGCTCCTCGCATTGCTGATCTCCACCCCCATGATGTCTGGGATCGCTGCTAAGGCGCCCGAGCACGAAAAAGGTCTCGCCTCGAAAGACTTCCCCAAGATCATCTATGGTGTCCTTTCCGTGACACTGTTCGTTGTCGTTTCCGAATTCGTCGTCTATTCCTACGTCAGTGTCTTCATCACCGGTTCTCTGCTTGCCGGGGTGCCGCTGCTCTCGGCCGCACTCTTTGCTTATGGTCTCGGAGCCGTGACCGGGAACGCAGCCTGTGGCTTTCTGACCGACCGTTTCGGGCCCTACAAGGTCCTCATCGTGGCGGTCGGGGCACAACCACTCCTGCTGATAGGGCTTATTGCCTTCGGACAAGATGGTTTCCTCACCCTGCTCATCGCCTTCCTTTGGGGCAACGTAAGCTACATGTATCTCGTCCCCATCCAGCACCGGCTCCTCGGCGTAGCCGGGGGCAGGTCGAGGCTGGTCCTGGCGATGAACAGCTCGACTACCTTCGCGGGCATCGCCATTGGCGCTTTTCTCGGCGGAGTTATCCTCGAGAACAGCGGGGCCAAATCCCTGGCCGCGGCGTCCATCCTGATTGGCCTTGCCGGCGTCGGGCTTGCTGTTGCCTTCGTGCGCAATCCAGAACCGGTAGAAGCTGCGAGTGGGGCATGA